One region of Verrucomicrobiales bacterium genomic DNA includes:
- a CDS encoding trypsin-like peptidase domain-containing protein produces the protein MNPLVNPPTDNLPNTSSDQAIAPHPGAAVLRTLCFGWMLVSSALTGAGAAGTSPAASASDQGVRRDATVSAVERVIPSVVNIGTETLVASRSPLDDLFREFFDPYYREREADSAYSVGSGVIIDEEGHILTNHHVVSRAHRITVKLADGREYEAKAMTSTAFTDVALLKIVSKPGEKFSAVKFAGDDDLLLGETVIALGNPFGLGGSVSRGILSSKARRPPNRDEALDIPDWLQIDAAINPGNSGGPLINLNGELIGINVAVSRQGQGIGFAIPIKRISSTLSEMYTPETLGGFWFGARLRPQQKPTRVSEVEPGSPAALAGVKPGDVISVVDGKAAKSLFSVVDELVRIGDRHEIPLVLLRGSERIGAKLLLVKEQSYFNAELVRKKLGLQVEELSAASAARIGLDIEGGLLVNAVDPRSPAAQANLQRSMIVTSLSGQKVTRVGRAAKILHARKAGDPVQLDLLIPIRRGRFIEVQTGSVEVKIR, from the coding sequence ATGAACCCGCTTGTAAATCCCCCGACTGACAACCTGCCGAACACCTCAAGTGACCAGGCCATTGCCCCCCATCCTGGGGCGGCGGTTCTGCGGACTCTTTGCTTCGGGTGGATGCTCGTGTCGTCCGCCTTAACCGGTGCGGGTGCCGCGGGCACGTCGCCGGCAGCGTCGGCTTCCGACCAGGGAGTTCGACGGGACGCGACAGTGTCCGCCGTGGAGCGGGTGATTCCATCCGTGGTCAACATCGGCACCGAGACCTTGGTCGCTTCGCGCTCTCCCCTGGACGACCTGTTTCGGGAGTTCTTCGATCCGTATTACCGTGAGCGGGAGGCCGACTCGGCCTACAGCGTGGGCTCCGGAGTCATCATTGACGAAGAGGGCCATATCCTGACCAACCACCATGTCGTCAGCCGTGCGCACCGGATTACGGTCAAGCTTGCCGATGGCCGTGAATACGAGGCCAAGGCGATGACCAGCACGGCGTTCACCGACGTGGCGCTGTTGAAGATCGTCAGCAAGCCTGGTGAAAAATTCTCCGCGGTGAAGTTCGCGGGTGACGATGACCTGCTGTTGGGAGAGACGGTCATCGCGCTGGGGAACCCCTTCGGGCTGGGCGGGTCGGTTTCACGAGGCATTCTCAGCTCGAAGGCGCGTCGCCCGCCGAACCGGGACGAGGCGCTGGACATTCCGGACTGGTTACAGATCGATGCGGCGATCAATCCAGGCAACAGCGGCGGACCCTTGATCAACTTAAACGGCGAGCTGATTGGAATTAACGTGGCGGTTTCCCGACAAGGGCAGGGGATTGGCTTCGCCATTCCCATCAAGCGCATTTCCTCGACCCTGTCCGAGATGTATACGCCTGAGACCTTAGGCGGCTTCTGGTTTGGCGCCCGTCTTCGCCCGCAGCAGAAGCCGACCCGCGTTTCGGAGGTCGAGCCCGGCAGCCCCGCGGCCTTGGCGGGGGTGAAGCCCGGTGATGTCATTTCGGTGGTGGACGGCAAGGCGGCCAAAAGCCTGTTCAGCGTGGTGGATGAGTTGGTGCGGATCGGGGACCGTCATGAGATCCCCCTCGTACTCCTGCGTGGCTCCGAGCGCATCGGGGCGAAGCTGCTGCTCGTCAAAGAGCAGTCCTACTTCAACGCCGAGCTGGTGCGGAAGAAGCTGGGACTTCAGGTGGAGGAACTGAGCGCTGCCTCGGCAGCCCGGATTGGATTGGATATTGAAGGCGGGCTCTTGGTGAATGCGGTGGATCCCCGATCACCCGCGGCGCAGGCAAACCTGCAGCGGAGCATGATCGTGACCTCGCTCAGCGGTCAAAAAGTGACTCGAGTGGGCCGTGCCGCCAAGATCCTTCATGCCCGTAAGGCTGGGGATCCCGTGCAGCTCGACCTGCTCATCCCCATTCGACGCGGCCGGTTCATCGAGGTGCAGACGGGCAGCGTGGAGGTCAAGATTCGGTAA